The proteins below are encoded in one region of Styela clava chromosome 4, kaStyClav1.hap1.2, whole genome shotgun sequence:
- the LOC120327003 gene encoding putative MFS-type transporter C09D4.1, with amino-acid sequence MKYELYRIRWCFVVVVFLAIFTSEFSSCAYGIVNNIVARYFNISPSSVDLLPSATFWVGSLVLAVMSLFHNHIRVRAQCIILTIGGLLGAMTVAIGFLHNDFYYFVLMGQIFIGISAGISYVIPPILAANWFSEKEVGTSIAIEFSAIHAGQMLSSLLYPLLLNDVLDSSKGRFDSDKVRNVFAMSFGIISSFLIICVIFVCSYAKNHPPSPPSASQEKILNEINQKRTVLSMENILESLKKTASHYRNINFVLITIIVSLDTSYFAMTKVLVTSLLMKTFPDVPETLPGTIRIVGNMLAVFFSVAAGPLMDRFGRYKLFRALPIAGLIPSCISILLAHHYKCLKALTFLYPLTMGLRGFSEVTLVEYLTEVTYPAEKVTLMCAHYIPMLVFQSIFIMVERVLMESFNETIAIMVPLTASVVSLPMLMAVTSVYHRSNVNSYEKTPLQTKQTNKRCIK; translated from the exons ATGAAATACGAACTATACAGGATTAGGTGGtgctttgttgttgttgttttcctTGCCATCTTCACAAGCGAATTTTCATCATGTGCTTACGGAATCGTCAACAACATAGTTGCCAGATACTTCAATATTTCACCATCTTCGGTTGACTTGCTACCGAGTGCCACGTTTTGGGTTGGATCCCTCGTTCTGGCTGTCATGTCATTATTTCACAATCATATCAGAGTTCGAGCACAGTGTATCATTTTAACAATTGGTGGACTTTTGGGCGCAATGACGGTGGCAATAGGATTTCTACATAA CGACTTCTACTATTTCGTTCTGATGGGACAAATTTTCATCGGAATTTCGGCAGGAATATCATACGTCATTCCGCCAATTTTGGCAGCAAACTGGTTTTCTGAAAAAGAAGTCGGGACGTCAATTGCGATCGAATTCAGTGCAATTCATGCTGGTCAAATGTTATCATCTCTGCTATATCCTTTGCTATTGAATGACGTACTGGACAGTTCGAAAGGAAGGTTTGATTCTGACAAAGTTCGAAAtgtttttgcaatgagttttggaattatttcatcgtttttgaTAATTTGCGTCATATTTGTCTGCTCATATGCCAAAAATCACCCACCAAGTCCGCCAAGTGCATCTcaagaaaaaattttgaacgaaataaatcaaaaaaggaCTGTATTGAGTATGGAAAACATTCTCGAGAGCCTGAAGAAAACTGCATCACATTACCGAAatattaactttgttttgataACAATTATAGTGTCTCTTGACACATCTTATTTTGCAATGACAAAAGTTCTCGTCACATCGTTACTGATGAAAACGTTTCCAGATGTTCCAGAGACACTCCCAGGAACCATTAGAATTGTAGGCAACATGCTTGCTGTTTTCTTCTCCGTAGCAGCTGGGCCGCTAATGGATAGATTTGGACGTTACAAGTTATTTAGGGCTTTGC CTATTGCTGGACTTATACCAAGCTGCATTTCTATATTACTTGCACATCATTACAAGTGCCTGAAAGCGCTCACATTTTTGTATCCGTTAACGATGGGACTGCGTGGATTTTCGGAAGTAACTCTTGTGGAATATTTAACAGAGGTTACCTATCCTGCAGAAAAAGTCACATTGATGTGTGCTCATTACATACCTATGCTCGTGTTCCAGAGTATTTTCATTATGGTGGAAAGAGTTTTGATGGAGAGTTTTAATGAGACTATTGCAATAATGGTACCTCTAACTGCTTCTGTGGTTTCCCTCCCTATGCTTATGGCAGTAACCTCAGTATACCACCGGTCGAACGTGAACAGTTATGAAAAGACTCCTCTCCAAACCAAGCAGACAAATAAGAGATGTATTAAATAA
- the LOC120325896 gene encoding uncharacterized protein LOC120325896 isoform X1, producing the protein MEYTLYRIRWCFVAVVFFAIFTSEFSSCAYGIVNNIVARYFNISPSSVDLLPSATFLVGSIVLVVMALFHNHIRVRAQCIILTIAGLLGSITVTLGFLHNDFYYFVLMGQIFIGISAGISYVIPVNLAANWFSEKEVGTSIAIEFSAIHAGQMLSSLLYHLLLNDVLDSSKGKFDSDKVRNVFAIVLISSSLKKTFPDVPESLTGTIRIAGNMLAVFFSVAAGPLVDRFGRYKLFSALPIAGLIPSCISILLAHHFKSLKALIFLYPLTMGLRGFSEVTLVEYLTEVTYPAEKVTLMCAHYIPVLVFQSIFIMVERVLMETFNETIAILVPLTASVVSLPMLMAVTSVYHRSNVNNSEKTPLQTKQTNKTCIK; encoded by the exons ATGGAATATACACTGTACAGAATTAGGTGGTGCTTTGTTGCTGTTGTTTTCTTTGCCATCTTCACAAGCGAATTTTCATCATGTGCTTACGGAATCGTCAACAACATAGTTGCCAGATACTTCAATATTTCACCATCTTCAGTTGACTTGCTACCGAGTGCCACGTTTTTGGTTGGATCCATCGTTCTAGTTGTCATGGCATTATTTCACAATCATATCAGAGTTCGAGCACAGTGTATCATTTTGACAATTGCTGGACTTTTGGGCTCAATAACGGTGACATTAGGATTTCTACATAA CGACTTCTACTATTTCGTTCTGATGGGACAAATTTTCATCGGAATTTCGGCAGGAATATCATACGTCATTCCGGTAAATTTGGCAGCAAACTGGTTTTCTGAAAAGGAAGTCGGGACGTCAATTGCGATCGAATTCAGCGCAATTCATGCTGGTCAAATGTTATCATCTCTGCTATATCACTTGCTATTGAATGACGTACTCGACAGTTCGAAAGGAAAGTTTGATTCTGACAAAGTTCGAAATGTTTTTGCAATAG TTCTCATCTCATCGTCACTAAAGAAAACGTTTCCAGATGTTCCAGAGTCACTCACAGGAACAATTAGAATTGCAGGCAATATGCTTGCTGTTTTTTTCTCCGTAGCAGCTGGGCCGCTAGTGGATCGGTTTGGACGTTACAAGTTATTTAGTGCTTTGC CTATTGCTGGACTTATACCAAGCTGCATTTCTATATTACTTGCACATCATTTCAAGAGTCTGAAAGCGCTCATATTTTTGTATCCGTTAACGATGGGACTGCGTGGATTTTCGGAAGTAACTCTTGTGGAATATTTAACAGAGGTTACCTATCCTGCAGAGAAAGTCACATTGATGTGTGCTCATTACATACCTGTGCTCGTATTCCAGAGTATTTTCATTATGGTGGAAAGAGTTTTGATGGAGACTTTTAACGAGACTATTGCAATATTGGTACCTCTAACTGCTTCTGTGGTTTCCCTCCCCATGCTTATGGCAGTAACCTCAGTATACCACCGGTCAAACGTGAACAATTCTGAAAAGACTCCTCTCCAAACCAAGCAGACAAATAAGACATGtattaaataa
- the LOC120325896 gene encoding uncharacterized protein LOC120325896 isoform X3: MKVLLCCRKVLPSITIKSLEQEISGLTQELNKIENKDNCVVGTLPRLNDFYYFVLMGQIFIGISAGISYVIPVNLAANWFSEKEVGTSIAIEFSAIHAGQMLSSLLYHLLLNDVLDSSKGKFDSDKVRNVFAIVLISSSLKKTFPDVPESLTGTIRIAGNMLAVFFSVAAGPLVDRFGRYKLFSALPIAGLIPSCISILLAHHFKSLKALIFLYPLTMGLRGFSEVTLVEYLTEVTYPAEKVTLMCAHYIPVLVFQSIFIMVERVLMETFNETIAILVPLTASVVSLPMLMAVTSVYHRSNVNNSEKTPLQTKQTNKTCIK, encoded by the exons ATGAAAGTGCTTTTATGTTGTAGAAAAGTGCTTCCATCAATTACAATAAAGAGTTTGGAGCAAGAAATATCGGGATTAACACAGGAATTAAATAAGATAGAAAATAAAGATAATTGTGTCGTTGGGACTTTACCTCGTTTGAA CGACTTCTACTATTTCGTTCTGATGGGACAAATTTTCATCGGAATTTCGGCAGGAATATCATACGTCATTCCGGTAAATTTGGCAGCAAACTGGTTTTCTGAAAAGGAAGTCGGGACGTCAATTGCGATCGAATTCAGCGCAATTCATGCTGGTCAAATGTTATCATCTCTGCTATATCACTTGCTATTGAATGACGTACTCGACAGTTCGAAAGGAAAGTTTGATTCTGACAAAGTTCGAAATGTTTTTGCAATAG TTCTCATCTCATCGTCACTAAAGAAAACGTTTCCAGATGTTCCAGAGTCACTCACAGGAACAATTAGAATTGCAGGCAATATGCTTGCTGTTTTTTTCTCCGTAGCAGCTGGGCCGCTAGTGGATCGGTTTGGACGTTACAAGTTATTTAGTGCTTTGC CTATTGCTGGACTTATACCAAGCTGCATTTCTATATTACTTGCACATCATTTCAAGAGTCTGAAAGCGCTCATATTTTTGTATCCGTTAACGATGGGACTGCGTGGATTTTCGGAAGTAACTCTTGTGGAATATTTAACAGAGGTTACCTATCCTGCAGAGAAAGTCACATTGATGTGTGCTCATTACATACCTGTGCTCGTATTCCAGAGTATTTTCATTATGGTGGAAAGAGTTTTGATGGAGACTTTTAACGAGACTATTGCAATATTGGTACCTCTAACTGCTTCTGTGGTTTCCCTCCCCATGCTTATGGCAGTAACCTCAGTATACCACCGGTCAAACGTGAACAATTCTGAAAAGACTCCTCTCCAAACCAAGCAGACAAATAAGACATGtattaaataa
- the LOC144421966 gene encoding choline/ethanolamine transporter FLVCR2-like produces MGQIFIGISAGISYVIPAILAANWFSEKEVGTSIAIEFSAIHAGQMLSSLLYPLLLNDVLDSSKGRFDSDKVRNVFAMSFGIISSFLIICVIFVCSYAKNHPPSPPSASQEKILNEINQKRTVLSMENILESLKKTASHYRNINFVLITIIVSLDTSYFAMTKVLVTSLLMKTFPDVPETLPGTIRIVGNMLAVFFSVAAGPLMDRFGRYKLFSALPIAGLIPSCISILLAHHYKCLKALTFLYPLTMGLRGFSEVTLVEYLTEVTYPAEKVTLMCAHYIPMLVFHSIFIMVERVLMESFNETIAIMVPLTASVVSLPMLMAVTSVYHRSNVNSYEKTPLQTKQTN; encoded by the exons ATGGGACAAATTTTCATCGGAATTTCGGCAGGAATATCATACGTCATTCCGGCAATTTTGGCAGCAAACTGGTTTTCTGAAAAAGAAGTCGGGACGTCAATTGCGATCGAATTCAGTGCAATTCATGCTGGTCAAATGTTATCATCTCTGCTATATCCTTTGCTATTGAATGACGTACTGGACAGTTCGAAAGGAAGGTTTGATTCTGACAAAGTTCGAAAtgtttttgcaatgagttttggaattatttcatcgtttttgaTAATTTGCGTCATATTTGTCTGCTCATATGCCAAAAATCACCCACCAAGTCCGCCAAGTGCATCTcaagaaaaaattttgaacgaaataaatcaaaaaaggaCTGTATTGAGTATGGAAAACATTCTCGAGAGCCTGAAGAAAACTGCATCACATTACCGAAatattaactttgttttgataACAATTATAGTGTCTCTTGACACATCTTATTTTGCAATGACAAAAGTTCTCGTCACATCGTTACTGATGAAAACGTTTCCAGATGTTCCAGAGACACTCCCAGGAACCATTAGAATTGTAGGCAATATGCTTGCTGTTTTCTTCTCCGTAGCAGCTGGGCCGCTAATGGATAGATTTGGACGTTACAAGTTATTTAGTGCTTTGC CTATTGCTGGACTTATACCAAGCTGCATTTCAATATTACTTGCACATCATTACAAGTGCCTGAAAGCGCTCACATTTTTGTATCCGTTAACGATGGGACTGCGTGGATTTTCGGAAGTAACTCTTGTGGAATATTTAACAGAGGTTACCTATCCTGCAGAAAAAGTCACATTGATGTGTGCTCATTACATACCTATGCTCGTGTTCCACAGTATTTTCATTATGGTGGAAAGAGTTTTGATGGAGAGTTTTAATGAGACTATTGCAATAATGGTACCTCTAACTGCTTCTGTGGTTTCGCTCCCTATGCTTATGGCAGTAACCTCAGTATACCACCGGTCGAACGTGAACAGTTATGAAAAGACTCCTCTCCAAACCAAGCAGACAAATTAG
- the LOC120325896 gene encoding uncharacterized protein LOC120325896 isoform X2 encodes MEYTLYRIRWCFVAVVFFAIFTSEFSSCAYGIVNNIVARYFNISPSSVDLLPSATFLVGSIVLVVMALFHNHIRVRAQCIILTIAGLLGSITVTLGFLHNDFYYFVLMGQIFIGISAGISYVIPVNLAANWFSEKEVGTSIAIEFSAIHAGQMLSSLLYHLLLNDVLDSSKGKFDSDKVRNVFAIVLISSSLKKTFPDVPESLTGTIRIAGNMLAVFFSVAAGPLVDRFGRYKLFSALQVTYPAEKVTLMCAHYIPVLVFQSIFIMVERVLMETFNETIAILVPLTASVVSLPMLMAVTSVYHRSNVNNSEKTPLQTKQTNKTCIK; translated from the exons ATGGAATATACACTGTACAGAATTAGGTGGTGCTTTGTTGCTGTTGTTTTCTTTGCCATCTTCACAAGCGAATTTTCATCATGTGCTTACGGAATCGTCAACAACATAGTTGCCAGATACTTCAATATTTCACCATCTTCAGTTGACTTGCTACCGAGTGCCACGTTTTTGGTTGGATCCATCGTTCTAGTTGTCATGGCATTATTTCACAATCATATCAGAGTTCGAGCACAGTGTATCATTTTGACAATTGCTGGACTTTTGGGCTCAATAACGGTGACATTAGGATTTCTACATAA CGACTTCTACTATTTCGTTCTGATGGGACAAATTTTCATCGGAATTTCGGCAGGAATATCATACGTCATTCCGGTAAATTTGGCAGCAAACTGGTTTTCTGAAAAGGAAGTCGGGACGTCAATTGCGATCGAATTCAGCGCAATTCATGCTGGTCAAATGTTATCATCTCTGCTATATCACTTGCTATTGAATGACGTACTCGACAGTTCGAAAGGAAAGTTTGATTCTGACAAAGTTCGAAATGTTTTTGCAATAG TTCTCATCTCATCGTCACTAAAGAAAACGTTTCCAGATGTTCCAGAGTCACTCACAGGAACAATTAGAATTGCAGGCAATATGCTTGCTGTTTTTTTCTCCGTAGCAGCTGGGCCGCTAGTGGATCGGTTTGGACGTTACAAGTTATTTAGTGCTTTGC AGGTTACCTATCCTGCAGAGAAAGTCACATTGATGTGTGCTCATTACATACCTGTGCTCGTATTCCAGAGTATTTTCATTATGGTGGAAAGAGTTTTGATGGAGACTTTTAACGAGACTATTGCAATATTGGTACCTCTAACTGCTTCTGTGGTTTCCCTCCCCATGCTTATGGCAGTAACCTCAGTATACCACCGGTCAAACGTGAACAATTCTGAAAAGACTCCTCTCCAAACCAAGCAGACAAATAAGACATGtattaaataa